GTTCAACAACTACTAATTACTTTAATCTCAATTAATGGGGCTACAGCAATCTTTAACTTCATTCCGGTTGCCCCATTAGATGGTTCTAAGATCGTTCAATATACATATGAAAAGATCACTAGAAAACAGATCAATGAGAAGTTGTGAACATGAACGACAATTATTGGTGTCGTTTTAGTTTTATGGGTCTCATTAGGCAGTGTCATTAATACAATAATCATCGGTTAGCTTAATAAAAAAGAGGAATAGAATGAATAAGAAAGAATTAAAAAGTTTTTTTGACAATCTTAATAATAAATTAGCTATTCCCAACCCGTTATTAACTTTTCTTAAAAAAAGTACTGTTAGAACGATCAAAAAGATTGGGGATAATAAAAAAACCCTTGATCTTAGTTTTATTCTTAACCAACCATTAACCGTTGATTTATATCAAACCTACCTTGATTATGTAGCTAACTTTAATAATAAAAGTAAGGATCCTTACTTTCAGTTTAACTTTATCTTAGATAGTTCATTATGAACTAGTGAATTAATTCAAAGCGCGATCCAAGAGATCTATAAGAGTGATAAAAACCAGGGTTTTTATGCTGAAGCTATAGAATTGGTTAACGAGAAGTTTTATCAGATCGTTTTTAGTAATAAAGAGTTACAACACCAATCTGATCAGCAATTAGAATGATTAGTTACTCAATTAGAAAACCTAGGGTTTTATCAGATTAATTTAGCAACAAAGCTAGATTTAAATTTAGTAGCTATTAATCGTAATAAAGCTGATGAAGAACCAAAAAAACCTAAAGCTAGAAGAGTTGTTAAAGAAGATGGTTTTAGTTTAGAAGAATGTTTAGAAAAAAATAAAATCCTTGATACAAGTGTAATTACTCCAATCAAGGATTTTGATCCAAATCAACCCACTTCTTTAACAACTTTATGAGCTAAAATCTATCATTTAGATTACCGTAAAAACGGTACTAATAAAGCATTAAGATTAGGTTTAGCTGATAAAAATAGCGCTGTTACGATCTTTAGCTGGATTACGAGATCTAAACATTTAACTAGTGAATATTTAGATAATTTTAAAGTGGGTAACTGAATTAAAATCCAGTTACGTGTTACTTCTAGTAAGGATGATAAAAAATATACTGAGATCTTAAGGATCGATCATGCTGAATTGCCAGAATGATTAAAACCTACTCCTGAAGAGTTTACTAATCGTCATGAATTCTTTTTTCACACCAAAATGAGTGTCCATGATGGGCTTAATGATGTTGATGATTTGAAAAAATTCTGTGAAGAGAACAAATTAAAAGATATCGCGATCACTGATAGTGGGGTTGTTCAAGCTTTTGCTGATTTAGCTTCATGGAAAGAAAAAACTAATAGTGAAACTAAAGTCCACTATGGTTTAGAGGTTGATCTTTTTGATGATCGTAACTTTATTGTTAAAAACAATAAAGATTTGAAATTAGATCAATTAAGTTTTGTTATTTTTGATATTGAAACAACCGGGCTTAATGCTTACTATGAACAGATCATAGAAATTGCAGCTGTTAGGGTTAAGGCTGAACTTAATGTAACAAACCATCAACTTGAATTTGTTCAAATAGGTAAATTTGAGAAACTAATTAAGAACAAAAAACCGCTATCAAAATTTACGACACAATTAACAGGACTTAAAGATAGTGATCTAAAAGATGCCCAAGATGAAAAGACGGTACTAGAAGAGTTTGTTAACTTTATTCAAAAAGATGATGTTTTAGTTGCACATAACGGAATTGATTTTGACTTTATTTGGATTAATACCAAATTAGATAAATACAAATTAAAACCACTTGATAATCCAATGTTAGATAGTTTAAGATTGGCCTATCAACTTTATCAATTCAAACGTTATACATTAGAAAACCTTTCACTTAAACTTGGTTATGAATATGACAAAACATTGGCACACCGAGCTAATTATGATACTGAACTTTTAGCTAAGTGTTTGATGATCATGTTATCACAAGTTTATGCTAAAAACTGAAGATCGTTATTAGATTTAAATGATCAAGAAAAATTATTAAATGATCTTAGTGAAAAATCATTAAAAAAAGCGGCAAATCTTAGGATAAATGATGAAGATAATCTAGATCAGATCACTCAATCAAATGAGAATTTATTTAACCGTATTCGGTTAAGAAAAGCACTTGTGTATGCTAAAAATGCTCAAGGTTTAAAAGCACTTTATAAACTAGTAAGTTTAGCATCAACAAAACAGTTTTATGGTTCACAAAAGTTATTTTGGTCTGATCTTGAAAAATACCAAAACGATCTTTTAATCTCTTCTCACCCAATTAATGGGCATATCGTTCATGCTGCTAAGTATGATACGAATGAAAATCTAAGAAAACTAATTAAAAAACATAGCTTTGTTTTAGTTCCTTTACCTTCATTATTTAAGCAAGATCTTTACAAAAAAAATATTGAACTAACTCATGTTCATGATTTAATTAATCGAATTATATCAATCTGTGAACAAGAAAAGATCTTATATACTTTCAGTTCAGCTGCACACTACCTAAAACAAGAACAAAAACAATTCTATGATTGTTTAATAACAGCAGAAATCACCGGTAAAAAGTTACATCATTTCTATGATCGTGATCTATCAACAAACCAAAATGTTCCCGATCTACACATTCGTAAAAATAACGAAGTTTATCATGATTTTAGTTTTATCCAGGATCAAGAGATCTTAGCAAAACTAATCTATCGTAATGGTGAAAAGATTGCTAACTTATTTAATGATGAAGGTCTATTACCATTTCCTAAAAAATTACACCCACCTAAGATTGAAGGATCAGATGATAAACTCATTGAATTAGTCTGAAATAAAGCTAAGGAATTATTTGGGGATGAGATTAATCCTATCATCAAATCAAGAATTGAATACGAACTAAACGCAATTATTAAAAATGGCTATGGGATTATTTATTGATTAGCTCATCTACTAGTTAAAAAATCTAATGATGATGGTTATTTAGTAGGTTCACGTGGTTCTGTTGGTTCATCGATTGTGGCATTACTAGCAGGAATCTCAGAGGTTAATCCGTTACAACCATATTATTATTGCAAGAAATGTAAAAAAACTAAGTTTGTCGACAATGTTGACGATGGTCATGATTTAGTTAACAAACCATGTGAGCTCTTAGATTGTGATGGTGAGATGAGAGGTGAAGGACATAATATCCCATTTGCTTCATTCATGGGGTTCAAGGGTGAAAAAACTCCTGATATTGATCTTAACTTTTCAAGTTTTTATCAAGCTAAAGCTCACGATTATGTACGTGAACTGTTTGGTGAATCCCACACCACTAGATGTGGAACGATCTCAACGATGCAAGATAAAACAGCATACAAGATTGCCAAAGATTATCTTGAAATAACTATTGGTGAAGAAGAATCTGAACGTTTAGCTGGATGATATGCTTCTGAGATGAGCGAGATCAAAAGAACAACCGGACAACACCCTGGTGGGATCTTAGTTTTCCCCAAAGATAAAGAAATCGAAGATTTCTGTCCGGTTAACTATCCAGCCGATGATAAATCATCAAAATGAAAAACATCACACTTTAAATTTGAATACTTACATGACACTTTATTAAAGTTAGATATCTTATCTCAAGAAGACCCAACGATCTTAAAGTATCTTTATGAGATTACAAATGTAAAACCTGAAGAGATTCCCAATAACGATCCCAAGGTTTTATCACTATTTAATTTAGACCATTGTCTTGAAAACGTTAATAACAACCCAATCTTAAAAGATTCAACTGGAGCACTAGGGATCCCTGAGTTTGGTACAAAAATTACCCGGGAGATCTTAAAGATTGCCAAACCAGCATCAGTAGCTGATCTAATCCGGGTATCTGGATTAAGCCATGGTACTGATGTTTGAACCAATAATGCGGCTGATCTAATCGTTGATAAGCATTATAAACTTAATGAAGTAATTGCTTGTCGTGATGATATTATGACCTATCTTAGTTCGTTAGGAATTGAGAACCAGATCGCATTTAATATTATGGAAGATGTAAGAAAGGGTAAGAAACTTAAACCTGAGTATGAAAAGATCATGCAAGAATTTAATGTCTCACAAGATTACATTGATTCATGTAATAAAATTAAATACATGTTCCCAAAAGCTCACGCCACTGCGTATGTTTTAATGGCATGAAAAATTGCTTGATTTAAGGTTCATTATCCTGAAGCATTTTATGCAGCCATCTTTTCATTTAAAGTTAAAGAACATGATATAGAAACCTGTATTAATGGTGGGATTAGAGCTATTACCAAACGTTATAACGAGATTAAATCATTAATTAATAAGACTAAGTTTGCTAAAAACAAAAGTGAATTAACACTAAATAAAAAAGATGAAGATCTAATGCCAACATATGAACTTTATCTAGAGATGTTAGAACGTAATATTAAACTTGAACAAGTTAGTCTTGAACATTCTGATGCCTTACATTTTGTTGTTAAAAACAACAAGATCTACCCACCATTTAATACGATTAACGGTTTGGGTGATGAAATTGCCAAATTAATCGTTAAAAAACGTAACGAAGAAGGGTTTAAATCTCAAGCAGATTTAAAGACAAAATGTAAGTTGAATAAGAATATTTGAAACTACTTTATCACCTATCAAGTCTTTGGCGACTTGAAAGAAGATGAAAAAATTCGCTTATACTAAAATATATTAAGTACAAAATTTATGGCTAACGATTGAACTTGACTAAGAACCCGGTTAATTAATAATAAGACCAAATCTAACACCTTTTGAATCCGTACTAGAGGAAGCTCTGTAATGGATATAGGTGTGTTATTAAAGTTAACTTCAAATATCTATGATCTATCAATCAAAGGGATCTTATCTTACCTTAATAGTAATGATACTTTAGAGTTGGATTTAAGAAAATTACGTGAATTAAGTGATCTTGAAGCCTTCAATCTTTTTGGAATTGAAACTGCTAAGGAACTTTATAAAGAATATACTGATCAGTTTAGCAAGATTTTTAAAAAATTAGTCAAGGAAGAACGTGTAACTGGGGATACTTCTTTATTTATTGGTTTACCAATAATTGAAGGTTGTAACCAATGAGGGGATAGTTATCGCGCGCCACTTTTATATGTTGAGGTCGTTTTATATCCGGTTAATCAGTACCAAAAAATCGTTTTTAAAATCAATCGTTCAGAGTTTTGGATTAATACGACAATTTTAGCTGTAGAAGCAAGTAAACGGGGAATTTTATTTGAAAATAAATACGACAGTTCAAAATTAGATTTTGAACAAGCGCTAGAAATCTTTAGAACATTCGATATTGGGTTTAAAAAACCATCAACAAATGAATTAATCAACTTTAAAGAAATGACCAAAAAAGCATTTCTTGAAAATTGAGAGCAGAATGGCGGTATCAACAACATTGTTAACAATGTGGTGCTGGGCAACTTTGATATTAAAGGTGATAAATTATTAAAAGACTTTACAGAAATTTTAGATAAAGACCCTGATACGGTTGATGAAGTCTTTAATAATAAAAAAGACTTATTGTTCAATTACGAAAAGTTTGCTAACGAATATTCTCTAAGTGATATTTATCTAACTTCACACTTAGATTTTTTTCAACAACTGGCTGTTAAACACGCGCTTGAAGGAGATGTGGTAATCGAAGGGCCACCAGGGACTGGTAAGTCTGAGACAATCCTTAACATCTTAATCAACATTGCACTTAAAGGTAAAACTGCTTTATTCGTAAGTGAAAAAACTACAGCAACTGAAGTAGTATACAACCGTCTAGGTAAATTCAAATACCTAGCACTATACATCCCAAGTCTAAACAAAGAACCGGGGAAATTTTATCGTCAATTCTCAGATTATGAGAATTATTTTAGTGAAAACTACTACGATCAAGTCCATAAAACACCAAATGCGAAATTTGATCCTGATTACTTAAAACGATATTTAGAACAATCTTATATCATCCATAAGATCTACAACTACGAAATCAATTCAGGTGAGAACGTATATTCATTTTTAAACTTGATTCTTAATTACAAACCGATGGATGTAGATCATATTAATATTGATGATTACACTCGGTTTGATGAATGATTAAAGATTTATACAAACCAAGATTGGATGACTAAACACCAAGAGTATATTGCTTTATTTAATGAAATTGATACGAAATGAAAAGCAAGCACTTTTGCGACTTTTTTAAAAATCCATCAAAAAGATCCCAACGATATTAAGACATTATTATATGCAATTCATTTATATGCTAAAAAAGGAATTGTTAAAGATGAATATCGTGTTTCGTTCTTTTTCAGACCACATGAAAAAGTGATCGAATCAGCTAAACTAGTTACTGAACAGATTAACAAGTTTATTGAATTAGAGCAATACAAATCTGAGACTAAAAAGCGTACAATCTTAAAAAACTTAGAGATTGATATCAAGCGATATCACAAACAATACTTTAATTCATGATTTGTGCAAAACCATTCTGGTGCTTTCTTAAGTAAGTTAAATAGTGCACAGAGTACATTAGATAATCTAACTGATAATTATAGTTCAGATGTCGATGTTTATATCCAATCGTGTAAGCGCAATCTAAAAGCAGAGATCATTAAAAATTTTTACGAACTTTATCGCCATGATAAAAGAGGTTTATTAGATGTTTGTCGTCAGGGGCGCAACAAATCATTTAAAAATATCGCATGATGGTTTAAGCTTAATCGAGAGATCATTAAAAAGATGTTTAAGATCCACATTATGTCTTTTGAAACCGCATCAATCTTATTGGAAAATAAAAAAGATCTTTATGATTATGTAATTGTGGATGAAGCTAGCCAAGTATTTTTAGAGCGCGCGATTCCAGCGCTTTATCGTGCTAAAAAATACATTATTGCTGGTGATACTAAACAGTTACAACCTTCTAGTTTTTTCTCATCACGATCTGACTATGATGATGTAGCTTTAGATAAGCTTGCTGATGAAGAAATATTAGAAGTAGAAGAATCT
The nucleotide sequence above comes from Mycoplasmoides gallisepticum. Encoded proteins:
- a CDS encoding AAA domain-containing protein, encoding MANDWTWLRTRLINNKTKSNTFWIRTRGSSVMDIGVLLKLTSNIYDLSIKGILSYLNSNDTLELDLRKLRELSDLEAFNLFGIETAKELYKEYTDQFSKIFKKLVKEERVTGDTSLFIGLPIIEGCNQWGDSYRAPLLYVEVVLYPVNQYQKIVFKINRSEFWINTTILAVEASKRGILFENKYDSSKLDFEQALEIFRTFDIGFKKPSTNELINFKEMTKKAFLENWEQNGGINNIVNNVVLGNFDIKGDKLLKDFTEILDKDPDTVDEVFNNKKDLLFNYEKFANEYSLSDIYLTSHLDFFQQLAVKHALEGDVVIEGPPGTGKSETILNILINIALKGKTALFVSEKTTATEVVYNRLGKFKYLALYIPSLNKEPGKFYRQFSDYENYFSENYYDQVHKTPNAKFDPDYLKRYLEQSYIIHKIYNYEINSGENVYSFLNLILNYKPMDVDHINIDDYTRFDEWLKIYTNQDWMTKHQEYIALFNEIDTKWKASTFATFLKIHQKDPNDIKTLLYAIHLYAKKGIVKDEYRVSFFFRPHEKVIESAKLVTEQINKFIELEQYKSETKKRTILKNLEIDIKRYHKQYFNSWFVQNHSGAFLSKLNSAQSTLDNLTDNYSSDVDVYIQSCKRNLKAEIIKNFYELYRHDKRGLLDVCRQGRNKSFKNIAWWFKLNREIIKKMFKIHIMSFETASILLENKKDLYDYVIVDEASQVFLERAIPALYRAKKYIIAGDTKQLQPSSFFSSRSDYDDVALDKLADEEILEVEESVNAVSLIHYLKERSRINVVLRYHYRSNFGDLIAFTNDHVYDNELIFMNKAIKQKESFIVHDIIDGKWKDRKNIPEAQAIVSRIQRLTKTADYQKSLGIVAFNRSQADLIELMLDKLNDPLVNEWRERNNDNGEYIGLFVKSVENVQGDERDIIIFSVAYDKSVVSYGPISSTTNGVNRLNVAITRAKDRIELFKTNKASEYNGWGSSSAGTRLFVEYLSYCENVANHSDYTTYDRQTTEIEEKLKDKSLIFDDVKNTLEKAFGQYFTIKRNVDNGSYNFDFVIYHEEVPFLVIDLDIKPFKGMADFNESFIYRNIFLKNRGWKHFIIWSTEWKLNKRKVLLAIKDILDKRIQMNQK
- a CDS encoding PolC-type DNA polymerase III, whose product is MNKKELKSFFDNLNNKLAIPNPLLTFLKKSTVRTIKKIGDNKKTLDLSFILNQPLTVDLYQTYLDYVANFNNKSKDPYFQFNFILDSSLWTSELIQSAIQEIYKSDKNQGFYAEAIELVNEKFYQIVFSNKELQHQSDQQLEWLVTQLENLGFYQINLATKLDLNLVAINRNKADEEPKKPKARRVVKEDGFSLEECLEKNKILDTSVITPIKDFDPNQPTSLTTLWAKIYHLDYRKNGTNKALRLGLADKNSAVTIFSWITRSKHLTSEYLDNFKVGNWIKIQLRVTSSKDDKKYTEILRIDHAELPEWLKPTPEEFTNRHEFFFHTKMSVHDGLNDVDDLKKFCEENKLKDIAITDSGVVQAFADLASWKEKTNSETKVHYGLEVDLFDDRNFIVKNNKDLKLDQLSFVIFDIETTGLNAYYEQIIEIAAVRVKAELNVTNHQLEFVQIGKFEKLIKNKKPLSKFTTQLTGLKDSDLKDAQDEKTVLEEFVNFIQKDDVLVAHNGIDFDFIWINTKLDKYKLKPLDNPMLDSLRLAYQLYQFKRYTLENLSLKLGYEYDKTLAHRANYDTELLAKCLMIMLSQVYAKNWRSLLDLNDQEKLLNDLSEKSLKKAANLRINDEDNLDQITQSNENLFNRIRLRKALVYAKNAQGLKALYKLVSLASTKQFYGSQKLFWSDLEKYQNDLLISSHPINGHIVHAAKYDTNENLRKLIKKHSFVLVPLPSLFKQDLYKKNIELTHVHDLINRIISICEQEKILYTFSSAAHYLKQEQKQFYDCLITAEITGKKLHHFYDRDLSTNQNVPDLHIRKNNEVYHDFSFIQDQEILAKLIYRNGEKIANLFNDEGLLPFPKKLHPPKIEGSDDKLIELVWNKAKELFGDEINPIIKSRIEYELNAIIKNGYGIIYWLAHLLVKKSNDDGYLVGSRGSVGSSIVALLAGISEVNPLQPYYYCKKCKKTKFVDNVDDGHDLVNKPCELLDCDGEMRGEGHNIPFASFMGFKGEKTPDIDLNFSSFYQAKAHDYVRELFGESHTTRCGTISTMQDKTAYKIAKDYLEITIGEEESERLAGWYASEMSEIKRTTGQHPGGILVFPKDKEIEDFCPVNYPADDKSSKWKTSHFKFEYLHDTLLKLDILSQEDPTILKYLYEITNVKPEEIPNNDPKVLSLFNLDHCLENVNNNPILKDSTGALGIPEFGTKITREILKIAKPASVADLIRVSGLSHGTDVWTNNAADLIVDKHYKLNEVIACRDDIMTYLSSLGIENQIAFNIMEDVRKGKKLKPEYEKIMQEFNVSQDYIDSCNKIKYMFPKAHATAYVLMAWKIAWFKVHYPEAFYAAIFSFKVKEHDIETCINGGIRAITKRYNEIKSLINKTKFAKNKSELTLNKKDEDLMPTYELYLEMLERNIKLEQVSLEHSDALHFVVKNNKIYPPFNTINGLGDEIAKLIVKKRNEEGFKSQADLKTKCKLNKNIWNYFITYQVFGDLKEDEKIRLY